The genomic region TGTTCAGAGacggaggagaaggagacagcTCATGTTTATCGACGAGAACACCCAGATCTCTCACGAGGAACAGCGGGCGCAGGTCGACGACGCGCATTTTGAGACCAGACCTCTAGTAAGGAACATTGGACCTTGTCCGGGTCTCTATTATTATTGTAACATTGTCATGGCACTAAACAGAGCTTTTGAACAGCAACTTACTCCGTGCCATAAAATGCCATGTAAGCATTAATCCATGAAGTATGTGTATATATCATGACACGCTGACATTATATCAGACATAGGATTGTATTAATCATTCTAGATAGACACACAGGTGGAATTCACCAGGCGTTTAATGCAGCACTCTCCTTTGCCTGGCTGTTTGCTGTTCTCTCACACTGCTTCAGGCAGAGGTACTCATGGATATGCAGCCTCTGGGGTCAGCATCTCCTAATGCACTGCTCAGCAATCCCTGTTGCGGTGAGTAAAGGCACATATTCACCGTGTAAATAATGGcacataccgtaaatcctcaaatagtggccggggcttttatttacttaggctgcacagcgcaccggcctgtatttggggcaggcctttatttcttacggctcttcagaatgttcaaaaaagttccgttgatttgaatggggcaccccaacgttagcaggtctgtaatttcttgatattcaccacctcgaaagttaatgaccgctgtcattggcaacgggttttgtgcttctaattcacatattTCAATTAATTCTGCAAGAAGTCCGTCATTTAACGTGGCGGAAAgtaattgtaacttgaagtcagcaagtaatgggttgctacgcaacacctgggacgttaaagttctattagcctgaagaaaaaaaattcttagcggaaatcacgaaacggcaacaaaatcattaaaaagaggtattttggaggaatgtcttctatcgtttaggcaagtaactgtataataacaaattcgccttgtaggctgaaacatttctttttttattgcaaactgccatgaaattagccaacaacattaaacatgaggagaacatgtatttatgaaatgcattcaattaaattgtgatttctgctttgtgctgatggactgatgctggtaggctacagtaaaataggctaccggtacctttttttacccccggcttgtatacgGGGCCCGGcttttatttgtccgtatcgaccacgccccaggctactatctgaagcccggcctctaattgaatcccggtctttatttgaggatttacggtattcACCATGTAAATAATGGCACATATTCACCGTGTAAATaatagagctgcaacgattagtcgacgtaatcgacgacgtcgattatgaaaaattgtcgacaatgatttttattgtcgacgagtcataaaatatatatttttttaaaaattaattttttttttttttttttttggcagacgctagcagagctaccggtaattttcattcgacattgcaatgcactataggaagtgcgaaatagtgcatctttaactaataataattgaccatcatggagaaaaatggaacagaatctgcaaatagcctagcatacaaatcatgcaccgttttctttgccctccgttcttgtaccttcatgtgctgcatatcagaaatggccgactgaaaagcgaattattctgagacggctcatgttaccatggaaacaataaacaaagctagctttagtagctgctgcatatgagatatggctaacagaaaagttgtcatttttctcaatgatggtcaattattagtagttaaagaagcactattccagtatttcaaagagaatgagctgtgggagcacaagaacagtgagtgtctagcagcaattatcatagacatatatgatatatctataacttatattaaggtttaagcttacatgttggaaaacagaacgtctcatggaggatgcttgctaacgctatttcaaatgttaagtgcaatgtagtaaatcagtgaattatcagagtagcctgtattttcgtttgttctgaatagttaacctcctccacttagcattcttcaaacaaaagattgtggaaaaaatatatatttcataagttgaatttgaatgtcacttgcagcccagttattcttgcgttattttgcacttgcagaggcttgattgctaatttgagttacttttaaaactttatttgcactttctctttagttttaaaagcatatttgcactttaatttgtattactatttaatttatgtattatgattacatttgttactcaaatacatttgaaattcaaattccaacattttgagtcgttattttaatttgctatgggaaataatcattagattagtcgattaatcgaaaaaatagtcgatagattaatcgattaccaaaataatcgttagttgcagccctagtaAATAATGGCACATATTCACCGTGTAAATAATGGCACATATTTACCGTGTAAATAATGGCAAATGTAATGGGCTGCACTGCAGTGGATTATAAGTGATTTGGCTGAAGTGATATTCACCAAAACCCTTCACGTGTGTCTACATAGGTTACATATGCACAAAACAACCAACTCATACAGGTTTGCAATGTGCGTGCCCCTGCAGTTTTGGTCTCGTATATTAACATATTCATCTGAAGACAAAAAACATTGAAATGGTCCTAAGGCCTTCCGTTACAAAGTCACAGTGTGAAAGAGAATGCTTTACATTTTCAGAAACACACTccccacaaacaaataaaaaaaacagttttccTCTAACACCCAGAAGATGACAACCAGCTGTTGTCAATAACAACCGTTCTAGTGGTTGCTATGGCATTGTTTTCCCCAGCTGGTGACGTACTGTTTTGAATCACTGCCACACCTtccactcacacagacctgCCTCCAGACATCCTTGAGATATGGAAACGTGGAGCGGCTTTCACCCCTGTGATCCTCGCTCGGGGACAGGTGGCGGCCGAGGcctcagaggaggaagaggaggagagggagctgaggaggatggagatggaggaggaggggagagcagagggggagagggagacggacgCTCTGGAGATGGCGATCGAGAAGGAGCTGAGCTCCAAGGAAACCTCCCTGTCACACCCAGAGGTGACTACACCTAACCCAGTGTGCTGTCATTCCATTTCCCAGGGGGGTCAGGCCAAGGGGGCATGTATTGTCTACCAATAGGGTCAGTGGCTATCTCCATTGAATGAAGTTTGATGCAGATATTATAAATCACAGATGAGTATTTTGGAAAAGCCCATACTCTGGCTTACACTCTGTTTTGACACACGGGCCCTGTGTTAAGGTTTTTCAAACACGGCCATATTGTAAAGTGTTTCTATCCCAGGtgcaagatcaacggtgcagtGAATATCTTGTGTAGTTCCTACTGTATGAACTACTCAATCTTCTGTAGTTCTTCTTCTGTAGTTACTTCTTCTGTAGTTACTCAAATCAACGCCTCCGAAACTCACAGCTTGTTTCCGAATATAGATCCCCAGAGGCCTGGAGCACTCCTTGTCTCGGGAGGAATCAGGTGAGATCCTGACAGGGTTCTCATTACAGACTTAATGTGGTCACTTCAATCACTACATAGAGATTTACATTATTTTGTCCCCTGGAAAGAGAATGTGAAGCATGAACCGTGAAACGTTTAAATAGGCCGAGCATGTTCTGTTGTAAAGAATAATCAGTGCTGACTTGTACTGAATGAGTATGTGGCGGTGGCACAGTTGTTTCAGGCCTCTCTCTGGAGTTGTCTGACAAAGACATTCCTGGAACACCGCCGAGCCTGGAACCTGCTGAGCTctcaaggtgagtgtgtgtgtgtgtgtgtgtgtgtgtgtgtgtgtgtgtgtgtgtgtgtgtgtgtgtgtgtgtgtgtgtgtgtgtgtgtgctgagctcagaaaaaaagagggttggagagtatgagaaaaaaaacttcttcacATGAACAGCAGGGGCAGCATATTGTACCTCAGACTCCTAGTCACAGGGAGACTGATGTGAGATGAGATGGGTAGCTGATAGTGGAGCCATATTAGAAGTTTGTGTTGTTCAAAATGAGCCCAGCtctcaaatcaaattaaataaaactttGTCTGAGCCTTATTATAGCGTTTAAAGcatcttgagacaattgtattgttttggcgctatataaataaaaatggaattgaattgaattgttatTTAGTGTcctgttgttgtcattgttgtgtgtgatatattacgtgcattttgtttgtgttcggAGGTCTCCTCCTCAGCCTTCCCTTGGTCGACTGGAAGACATTCCTGAAGAAATTCCAGAGCCTTTACAAGCACAACTCGGAACGCCACAGGATGATTGGAGGTACGAGCGCCAGTCCAGTTCTGTGAAACTGGGAATCTAAATGGAATGCATTTGTTTTCAGAAGAGCCCCAACCCAGTTCTGTGCACATATGTGCAGGCCTCAGCATCAGTGACTCAGATCTCAGTGGTGCACAGAGCCCTGGTTTTCACAGTTCTTGTCATCACttctgatgcagtgtgtgtttgtagaaggCCATCTGTAATATTgtatctcttcctcttcagggtTTTTTTCCAACCTCTGCAAAATCAGGACGAAGTGACATTTCACTCTTTACTGCCCCCAACATCGAGCCGTACAACAGTCGCCTGCTCTTTCTGGAGTCTTTTAGGTGAGTGGAAAGGATACACCGATATACTATTTCACGTATTCATTGCGGTCTAAACATGCTTGACTTGGAATTGTTTGGGTGTTACAGGTGTCCTGAATGAgtgttattttaaataatagGGATTGAATAGATATATTGGTATAGGAATACACAACTCTTGTCAGGTGAGCGTTTCCAGACAATCATCCTGGCTAAAACTGAGCTGAACGGTAGTCTGGCAGCACCATCCGACAGACCTATCTGATGGCTAGGGTGGGGAAGGAAGGATGAGAAGACAGAGATTGACAGAGATTCGTTTCTAGATTAAAAAGTAAAATTTCTACCTAGGGATTTGAAAGTGCTAATTAGTGCAGTACTTCAGCCAGGTAGAACTGATGAGTAGGATGGCTCATGAACATGCAAGAATATggcagcacattcattttctgaATCTGAACTCCCTACCAGTGGCAggatattaaaataataatacaataatatgATTAAGAATCAATCTAATGACACTTGGTTGTCAACAATAGGAAAAATCACTGAATGGTGTTTTTCATTTACAAAGTGGATCCACATTTGAAGAATCTCACAAATCTTTTAAGGGATGTTCTAGTCTATAAAACTAATAAAAAGATACccaaatgaatacattaattACATTTATGTGGCCTTTTACAGAGAATGTGTTCCGCAAGAGTCTCATGGTGCACCAGGACGAGCCATATGGAGAGATTTTTGTTTCACGTGGACCTCTGTTTAATCAAGTAGGATAACAGCGTTTCAGATACACTATATTATAAGtatgttttgtatatatattatattgtgtAGACATGATGCCTATCAGTTTTGATCACTGTTGAGCTATTAAGCTAAACACACTGTTAACCTGCTCACTGTCACCCGCTTCTCATCCATGTTTATATCTAAACTATTATTAGATTCATTTGTGCCAGTTGAAGTTGGATTTTATTTACTCTCATATAGTtttataatatttaatatttataatatttaattACAGAGGCAATTACATACCctcattcatttatatttattttgatgCTTTTTAAATACCGTATATTCAACCTGTTCAAATATTTATCAAAGCAAGATGAATGTAGTGATCATCAGCAGTATTCATTGTGCATTCTGTTGCCTGTCATTGTCTATTTTATACTACATTCGTATAGTTgtgttaaattgaattgaaattgaattgaattgtatatttgcattttACCAGTGTAAAGGTACAGCTTTCAAAGTTAGTCACGAATTGGTTTGACTTTTAGTGTTACCCTGATGTCTAACTATAGTTTTTGTATACATGTTTTGCATTTTATACAGTTAGTTTTCTTTAAACCTTCTTATGTGTACAAACAGAAAGATTTGTGTCCATACACACCAAACATTATTTTGTACCATACCAAAGTAATTCAATATTGTCTATGCATTCATATCATTTTATCTATTGTTTTCTGTATCACCAAAATGAACATGGGTTGCCCTGTTGTTGGTAGCTTATTACTAAAAACTGTTGGAAGTATGTTGAAACCTTTACAAAGTAACATGCACAATCTGACCAGATCGGTGTTGTACCTCATATCTATTTAGAAAATGTTGTTGGTCATTTGACATACATTTATCTTGTCCCATTAACAAGATGATGAAATGTCATATTTTAATTTGCTTCTAGTAATACCCTGTATTTTTAATAATACTTTACTTGGACTGTACATTAGTCCAACACATGGCGACACATTCAAAAACAATCCCAGAATAATTTAGAATCATTTTATTATAAACACAGTTCTAAACTTGAGCTTTTATACAATATTTTCTCAAATGTGCAACATATTTTACATTGAACCACTTGTTCGCACTTGTCACCTGCGACAAGCATACATGACTTGTGTACAGcacattttgaaaacatttgtgttgttttatttctttcatgAGATGGGAGTCAAGGCAGAGTTAGCCTAAGGCAACATATTTAATAATGGTTCATTTTTAGGACATTCTGTGCATCCCAAAACAGACCAAACAATTTTGACAAATATAGATAATTCCATAAGGTATCAATGAAACTATACAAAAATATGCTGCATTTAGTATATTTATAGGTAACCTGATGTATCAAACAACCAACAGCTGCAACACAGAACGCAGTTGAACAACTCAATATACAGAACATCTTAATTAGAACCTTGTCTTCCTTGTGTCCTTGTATGTTTTATCAGTCCATAACTATTGCCTGGGAAATGCCTTCAAATGTTTCAACTGTTGCAAATTCTCCATACCTGATCAGTGAGACAGCTAACACCGAACCGTTTCAGATACAAGGACCGAAATTACACACGTGGCACTTGGTCTGTCCTTGCTTTAGCGTTTATTTCACTGAgatttgattctttttttagGATTCTGACTGAAAGTTGCTGTCAAAGTAAATGGTGTGAGCCTTGGAGGTGAGGCCTTCTGGTGTTATCTGTGTGCTGGAGATTTGACCAAAGATACTAATGTGCTAGATTTTATTAACCAATGTAGTGAATGGAATGCAGATGGGCTAGCACTGCAGATGGGCTAGCACTGCAGATAGGCTAGCACAGCAGATAGGCTAGCACTGCAGATGGGCTAGCACAGCAGATGGGCTAGCACAGCAGATAGGCTAGCACTGCAGAT from Clupea harengus chromosome 25, Ch_v2.0.2, whole genome shotgun sequence harbors:
- the LOC116219491 gene encoding meiotic recombination protein REC8 homolog; this encodes MDMQPLGSASPNALLSNPCCDLPPDILEIWKRGAAFTPVILARGQVAAEASEEEEEERELRRMEMEEEGRAEGERETDALEMAIEKELSSKETSLSHPEIPRGLEHSLSREESVVSGLSLELSDKDIPGTPPSLEPAELSRSPPQPSLGRLEDIPEEIPEPLQAQLGTPQDDWRVFFQPLQNQDEVTFHSLLPPTSSRTTVACSFWSLLENVFRKSLMVHQDEPYGEIFVSRGPLFNQVG